Within the Arachis duranensis cultivar V14167 chromosome 10, aradu.V14167.gnm2.J7QH, whole genome shotgun sequence genome, the region AATGCATCGCTTACCCAAACAAGGACGAACGGCTAAATTGAAATAACGGTAACTCCGATGGTGGTTCCGGTGATCACCCACGCCACACCCGGTGACCAGAACGGCGGTAACAACGGTGCAGTAGCTCAGAATAACAAGCAGCGGCGGCGGACGACTGAAATAAACATGCAGTGACGATAAAGTTCCCGGAACTCAAAAGAACATAAACCAAACTTTAAAACCCTTACCAACAGTGCGGTCCCCAGCGGGGGCAGCAGGGTTTCGAGCGGCAGAAGTGGTGGTGGCTGGCGCGGGtctctcctttctctcttcGGCTCCCGAgctcgctctctctctctctggctCCACCATAAGTGACGGCAACCGACTCCATGATGAGAACGATGACGACGCGGGTACAGCAGCGGCGGCGACGGATTTCACGGTGATTGCGACGCTGGTGACACGAAAAGGTCTCCGACGCGGTGGTTGGACCTCAGCTCGACCTCAGATCTCGCTCTCTCTCCTCCCCGCGCGGTCTCCTCGGCGCTGGCGCAAACAGCGACACGACGCGACGGCGATCCTGAACGGCGCGGCGGCTTCCTTCGCGGCACTCTCCTCTCTCAGATCTCCTCTCTCCTCTGTCAGTAGCAACGGCGACGGTGGCAGTGACACCCACCGCGCCGCCTCACTCTTCTCCCCCTCTCCTTCCTTCCTCGATACCTCTTTCTCCCTTCCCTGTCTTTCTTTCTTCAAGCTTCCCCTGTTTTCCCCCTTTCTAttctttccctttctttcttttttcttccctGATTTCCCTGCCCCCACTTCGTTCTTccctttcttttgtttctttctttttttttttcttttttttctaccGTGTGTCTGTGATAAGGAGAAATGTTAGTGGCGAGACCAATTCCAATAATaaaactctttttaaaatcaaaccagTTCAAGtattaaatcatttataaaatcagACCGACTCAAAATCAAACCGCTTTAACTCCAAACCAAGAAAAACCACTTTTCATAATAATTAagtaaataacttttcaaacccATTTCTTATCAACAACCGTACTTCACTCAAGCAATCGAGCAACCAATAATTCAGTCTAACAAACCATCACATTCACAAGACAAATATAATCACAAAAGTATATCTCCTTGCGtcaatatctatttataacaactctgtaatataaaatagaatttaagaAAAACCCCTACCTCGTTCGCGATTCAACTACGCAACAAACTGCATTTCTATTCTTATCCCACAGCAACAGCATCAATACCGACCGTCCCCACAGCAGTCACAGCCTCTAAACACAGCCTTAGCTCAATCCTAAAACGTTAATGTCGCGTAATACTTAATAATCTATAACAGAAAAGTAACTAAAAGAGTTTGGAACAAGGAGCGACTTACTGGGCTTACGAATAATCGAGAAAACGGGGCAACAGCAGCTCCGGTGACGACGTAGCACCTTAATGCTGTATGCAACAGCCATAAGACTCAGCTATCAAGACCCGTAACTCAATCCTATGACACCCAAGATCTCAGATCCTCAAACAACTTAAAACAGAAATGCTAATTTAAAGGTTTTGGAATGCATCGCTTACCCAAACAAGGACGAACGGCTAAATTGAAATAACGGTAACTCCGATGGTGGTTCCGGTGATCACCCACGCCACACCCGGTGACCAGAACGGCGGTAACAACGGTGCAGTAGCTCAGAATAACAAGCAGCGGCGGCGGACGACTGAAATAAACATGCAGTGACGATAAAGTTCCCGGAACTCAAAAGAACATAAACCAAACTTTAAAACCCTTACCAACAGTGCGGTCCCCAGCGGGGGCAGCAAGGTTTCGAGCGGCAGAAGTGGTGGTGGCTGGCGCGGGtctctcctttctctcttcGGCTCCCGAgctcgctctctctctctctggctCCACCATAAGTGACGGCAACCGACTCCATGATGAGAACGACGACGACGCGGGTACAGCAGCGGCGGCGACGGATTTCACGGTGATTGCAACGCTGGTGACACGAAAAGGTCTCCGACGCGGTGGTTGGACCTCAGCTCGACCTCAGATCTCGCTCTCTCTCCTCCCCGCGCGGTCTCCTCGGCGCTGGCGCAAACAGCGACACGACGCGACGGCGATCCTGAACGGCGCGGCGGCTTCCTTCGCGGCACTCTCCTCTCTCAGATCTCCTCTCTCCTCTGTCAGTAGCAACGGCGACGGTGGCAGTGACACCCACCGCGCCGCCTCACTCTTCTCCCCCTCTCCTTCCTTCCTCGATACCTCTTTCTCCCTTCCCTGTCTTTCTTTCTTCAAGCTTCCCCTGTTTTCCCCCTTTCTAttctttccctttctttcttttttcttccttgATTTCCCTGCCCCCACTTCGTTCTTccctttcttttgtttcttttttttttcttttttttctaccGTGTGTCTGTGATAAGGAGAAATGTTAGTGGCGACTAGGGTTGGGTAcaagagaattaggattttgtgtttaatttaatcaaattaggatatagaatattaatttgaaatctaatttgatctttaaaattattttaaaaatattatttgtgatataaaaatactaattgattttcaataaattactctaattgaaaattcatgATAATGTAATTAATTTCTCTTTATCTTTAACTTAAAGTAGtaaatgatataaattaaattatctaaaatcaaatcatataaaattcttattatttcataactaccaattttataatttaaatagccaaacctcattattttttttgaatttccagaactttaaatcataaataggaAAATAATCTATAGGTATAGAGTTTGGATAAAaaccttaatttatttcaagTCTAATTAATTgcctttaattattttcaataaaaataatttctgaaattaaaaccataaataaatatataatttgagacTGATTCAAAATAGAACTTTTTTAAAAGTCTTGGGTCTTACAAAATGAAGGAACAATCCACATCCTTATAACCCTGACTTTCAGTCTCCAAGACTCTTGAGAggctatattttttatatgatatcaAATGCAGGAGGCATAACAACAAATTTTGAAcaatagaataagaaaataaaatcagaatAAGTAGAAACATTTTTTAGAACACTCTTAAAGCATGGAAGTAATGTAGCAGACTTGTGAAACTTGACATCCAATTTATAGACAGAGAAATGAAAccaatttaggatttgaaataaaaaatttgaaccatggagttaataaaaaataaaagatcatTGTGTATATAACACTCACTTTGAAACCAATCAAAAGTGGAGTTGATATATTCATTCGTTCGTATATTTCTGAagaaaatacatacatataaaaaCCATGCTGGAAAGAAGGATAAGCACTTATTATAAGGCAAAACAGTATGAATAACCATCacatcataaaaaatttgacaGCAATCAACACCTACCAAAGTTTAACCCTATCCACTACACCATAAATCATGATAATGCACACATCATGATagcaatttatataaatatattattatagccTGTAAACAAAACCTTATTTTGCAAAGAATAAAGACTAGAAGAattcatattcatatatatTGCAATGACCTTATAAATAGAAGAAGTATCTAAGTTAGTAAGAAGGACAGCTGTCCCAACATGACTAATGTAATTTATCAACCATTTCCATTAACATTCATAAGTAATAGGTTTGACTGAGAACAGAATCTTCTATCCCAAATTTAGATCAAATTAGCATTTAGATTATTTAAAGTCACTGCTGATGATGActtaaggaaaaagaaaatgacaatTTTAAATCAGAAGTTTGAACCATAAACAAATAAAGCTGAATAAGTAACAAATAAACTAGTAGAAACATGAAGAAAGAATATTTCCATAGTAAATAAGGGATGACCACTGACTAAGCATGATTTGATGAGGATTTTGACAACCACCAACTCCTACCAAATTCTGCAACTGTGCATTTGATCATTACATATCACATTCCATATGGAATATTGAAAATCACAGCTTATGAAAacttcacaaaaaaaataacaacttgAATTCAGACATTTGAACCATAAAAAATCACAACATTGTCACTCAATaagtaacaaataaataagtagAAATACAAAGAACGAACTTCCACAGTCAAATAAGGTATGAGCATTGATTCAGGGAAGCAACACTGTGACTAAACATGACTTGATAAGGATTTTGACAACAACCAACTCCTACCAAATACTATAACTGAAACTGATCATTACATATGACACTCCATATGAAATATATTGAATTAAatctataataaaataagaaattaatacTAAACCCATAATACcaatattaaattaaactaatatcCACCAATGCTTCCAAGAGTTGCCATTATAACTATTATCTTGATGGATTTTACTTGTACTAGAAAACTTTGGGCAAGAAATAAAAGAGTTTTCATACATTAgaatttccaaaaataaatttcatttgATTACTAAACCACAAAAACTACAAAAGCAAGAAACCTCATGAAGAAGATATACGTTGCAACAtacattttatttaaagataaaataatgtagagaaaataaagaacaaattagaactaaattaacaataaacaaTAACCACTTAGCTACCTACTGCATAAAAAGCGAGTTAGGTAAGAAAATCTTACCATCAATCTGTCTCAAGATACCCAATGTTGATATCAGCAAAATGAACATAGAATAGAACCATCTTGAGAATCATGGAGAGGGAGAAACAAAAGGTTTAACATTTCCTATTCAACTGATCCATTGTGAACAGATTCAACAAATGAGTAAGAACATCaataaatagaattaaaattatcattgaAAATAGATCCTGAAATGACATAGGTGTTCGAATGAAACAATGAAACAATAATCCTCAAATGACATGAGTATTGAAAGGAAACACAGAAAACCTAAATCCATGTCTGTATTAAAAGAGTCTAGAAAACCCATAACATGAGACAATTGCCAaaattttggatgaaaattGAAAACCCAACTTCAATTAAAGAgaaacaattcaaaaagaataCCAAAAACCCCAAAAGTTGTCAGAATTTCCATGAAACCATTCAAATTAATGAAGGGAACTTGAACATGATATAAATAATATGAAAGAGATGATCAGAATGGAAACCCTATAGTTATTGGAAACTCCCTGACAGAAGTCTGGCAAAACATGACAAAGGATGTATCCTGATGCAATTGATTTGCAAAGAATCGATTGCAAAGGAAACGCAGTTAACCAATCGTTTGCAAGAAGGAAGAGCACGCGATCGACCGAAAAACGTGGgagggtgatgagcggataatttatacgctttttggcattgtttttaggtagttttagtatgatttagttagtttttagtatatttttattagtttta harbors:
- the LOC107470483 gene encoding uncharacterized protein LOC107470483 yields the protein MESVAVTYGGARERESELGSRREKGETRASHHHFCRSKPCCPRWGPHCCRPPPLLVILSYCTVVTAVLVTGCGVGDHRNHHRSYRYFNLAVRPCLGLSYGS